A window of candidate division KSB1 bacterium contains these coding sequences:
- a CDS encoding right-handed parallel beta-helix repeat-containing protein, whose protein sequence is MINKDSTNELYWFYNPEFRTIGIEYEESRDFFWTVHETQSSSHSPTIFSLDYVGDTVCVIIDTLCLSEINPGWPWQLDNRTGIDVMPNGNLLLPDYNGDLSYADDNIVEIRPDGTIVNAWEMDDEVGSNDSRDNSEIDSIIDIAVIAANDDSIHAFVTAAYDDWRVYEIVLFRTGEWWTPNSWYTLSVDSNLGFSEKDDNLGIDVIGDTVVISSWDHLRADFYDVNFNFIDSLRMYGEHNGGYHSGICFIPTNDTLQAGATDFSSDLSAVHNTNFILNSPPEISDIPDQTGQENSDIGPLDFSVFDTQTDAYSLIVTASSNNQTLIPDANISLGGSGEDRSITLTPAADQSGEAVITVTVEDGGGLTASDEFDVTIYATASNIYIDPAAGEDDGARDGSSSEPFATLSYAEFRASDGDTLNLSGTLTADGIATDHKGVEITKNLLIRGEAADQTVMQGHSSSASSSDRRCLTIAAGNSVTVRDMTLRYGNGGTTGGGAVLNNGSLTIENCIITDNITTGASNYGGGIYNSGVLSVINSTVKNNTSGASGGGIYSAQDITVKKSTISGNTAASDGGALVYSASDDNLNLTLTNCTISANTATSGNGGGLHISAGGAYTAAATITNATIANNTCGGSGNGIYEETTAASATVSSAYTNTILDNTGSSGNYAQSGSGTHNLSRNYSICRDASMPAAGTGNQNNTEYRPWTTGR, encoded by the coding sequence ATGATAAATAAAGACAGCACCAATGAGCTATACTGGTTTTATAATCCCGAATTCAGAACAATCGGTATTGAATATGAAGAATCCCGGGATTTTTTCTGGACTGTACACGAGACCCAATCGAGCAGTCACTCCCCGACCATCTTTTCACTGGATTATGTGGGTGATACGGTATGCGTGATTATCGACACCCTTTGCCTCTCGGAAATTAATCCGGGTTGGCCCTGGCAGCTGGACAACCGCACGGGCATCGATGTTATGCCAAACGGTAATCTGCTCTTACCGGATTATAATGGAGATTTATCCTATGCCGATGACAATATTGTCGAAATCAGACCTGACGGCACCATTGTCAATGCCTGGGAAATGGATGATGAAGTGGGCAGCAATGACTCGCGGGACAACAGTGAAATTGACAGTATCATCGATATTGCCGTGATTGCGGCCAACGATGACTCGATTCACGCCTTTGTCACCGCCGCCTATGATGACTGGCGTGTTTATGAAATTGTACTGTTCCGCACCGGCGAATGGTGGACCCCGAACAGCTGGTACACGCTATCGGTGGACTCGAATTTAGGCTTTTCTGAAAAAGATGACAATCTCGGGATTGATGTAATCGGGGATACAGTTGTGATCTCCAGCTGGGATCATCTAAGAGCCGATTTCTACGATGTGAATTTCAATTTTATCGATTCCTTAAGAATGTACGGTGAACACAATGGCGGTTATCACTCGGGGATTTGTTTTATACCGACGAATGATACACTCCAGGCCGGTGCAACGGACTTTTCGTCAGACCTTAGCGCCGTACACAACACAAACTTTATCCTGAATTCTCCTCCCGAGATCAGTGATATCCCGGATCAGACAGGGCAGGAAAATTCAGACATAGGTCCGCTGGATTTCAGTGTCTTTGATACACAAACGGATGCCTATTCACTGATCGTCACTGCATCCTCAAACAACCAAACCTTGATTCCGGATGCGAATATAAGCCTGGGCGGCAGCGGAGAAGACAGATCCATTACCCTCACCCCGGCTGCCGATCAAAGCGGTGAAGCAGTTATTACCGTTACTGTGGAAGACGGAGGCGGTCTCACGGCATCGGACGAATTTGATGTGACCATTTATGCCACGGCTTCCAATATTTATATTGATCCCGCAGCAGGAGAGGATGATGGTGCACGCGACGGTTCCTCGAGTGAGCCGTTTGCCACACTCAGTTATGCCGAATTTCGTGCAAGCGACGGCGACACCCTGAATCTAAGCGGCACCCTGACTGCCGACGGCATAGCTACAGACCACAAAGGTGTCGAGATTACAAAAAATCTTTTGATTCGCGGCGAGGCTGCTGATCAGACTGTTATGCAGGGACATTCATCGAGTGCATCCAGTTCCGACCGGCGCTGCCTGACCATTGCTGCCGGGAACTCGGTAACTGTGAGAGATATGACCCTGCGTTACGGGAATGGCGGCACCACGGGCGGCGGGGCAGTGCTCAACAATGGATCACTCACCATTGAAAACTGTATTATCACAGACAATATCACAACCGGCGCATCTAATTACGGCGGCGGTATCTATAACAGCGGAGTATTGTCGGTCATCAACAGCACCGTCAAAAACAACACCTCGGGCGCCAGCGGCGGGGGTATCTATTCCGCTCAGGATATAACGGTAAAAAAATCCACGATATCCGGTAATACAGCCGCATCCGACGGCGGAGCTCTGGTATACAGCGCATCAGATGATAATCTCAACCTGACCTTAACCAACTGCACGATTTCCGCCAACACCGCCACATCAGGTAACGGCGGCGGCCTGCATATCAGCGCCGGAGGAGCCTATACAGCTGCGGCGACCATCACAAATGCCACAATCGCAAACAACACCTGTGGCGGCAGCGGTAACGGTATCTATGAAGAAACAACGGCTGCATCGGCGACTGTGAGTTCTGCTTATACCAACACCATCCTGGATAACACCGGCAGCAGCGGTAATTATGCGCAAAGCGGCAGCGGAACGCACAACCTCAGCCGCAATTACAGCATCTGCCGGGATGCCAGTATGCCTGCAGCCGGAACCGGCAATCAAAACAACACAGAATATCGTCCTTGGACCACTGGCAGATAA